One genomic region from Candidatus Endomicrobiellum trichonymphae encodes:
- the tsaB gene encoding tRNA (adenosine(37)-N6)-threonylcarbamoyltransferase complex dimerization subunit type 1 TsaB, with the protein MKILAVESSGRTFSTALNEDGRHAASFYYDCGRIHSEMIIPSVERLLRDTGNVFQDIDKFAVSTGPGSFTGIRVGMIAIKTFAQILNKPIAAVDTLSILEKSFVEIKGIKTVPAIDALRCEVYVKDGKKIVIKSIDLFIKDLKKYKNKVLVIGDAAISYKEKLSKGLGKYSISLPYIMHMPKAQVLATMAYHSAKSTDYTKIKPLYIRRSWAEESSRK; encoded by the coding sequence ATGAAAATTTTGGCTGTAGAAAGTTCGGGAAGAACATTCAGCACCGCTTTAAATGAAGACGGCAGGCACGCCGCATCGTTCTATTATGACTGCGGGCGCATACACTCTGAAATGATCATTCCGTCAGTGGAAAGATTGTTGAGAGATACGGGAAATGTTTTTCAGGATATAGATAAATTTGCAGTGTCGACGGGTCCCGGAAGTTTTACGGGGATAAGAGTCGGCATGATTGCGATAAAAACGTTTGCCCAAATATTAAACAAGCCTATTGCAGCCGTTGATACTTTGTCAATTTTAGAGAAATCTTTTGTTGAAATAAAAGGAATAAAAACAGTTCCCGCAATAGATGCTTTAAGGTGTGAAGTTTATGTTAAAGACGGAAAAAAAATCGTTATTAAAAGTATAGACCTGTTTATTAAAGACTTAAAGAAATATAAAAATAAGGTGTTGGTGATAGGAGATGCCGCAATATCTTATAAAGAAAAACTTTCCAAAGGACTAGGCAAATACAGTATTTCTCTGCCTTATATTATGCATATGCCTAAAGCGCAGGTGTTGGCGACAATGGCTTATCACTCTGCAAAAAGCACGGACTATACAAAAATAAAGCCGCTTTATATCCGCCGCTCATGGGCTGAAGAAAGCAGCAGGAAATAG
- the tsaE gene encoding tRNA (adenosine(37)-N6)-threonylcarbamoyltransferase complex ATPase subunit type 1 TsaE: protein MTAKNRKLNIWGTNTFKEKIFFTKTPKETSDLGKKFAAALKSGDIVFLKGDLGSGKTTFTQGVVKVFGNKGFARSPSFMLVNEYNADGIKLFHIDLYRLKPSSVWDMGIEEYLYSGNISLIEWADRLVGAEDDNRWNVEIKSSAGSERKIKIEKKK, encoded by the coding sequence ATGACGGCAAAGAACAGAAAATTAAATATTTGGGGTACAAACACTTTTAAAGAAAAGATTTTTTTTACTAAAACTCCCAAAGAAACAAGTGATTTGGGTAAAAAATTTGCAGCTGCATTAAAGAGCGGAGACATTGTTTTTCTGAAAGGTGATTTAGGAAGCGGAAAGACGACTTTTACGCAGGGTGTTGTAAAAGTATTCGGCAATAAGGGTTTTGCAAGAAGTCCAAGTTTTATGCTTGTAAATGAATATAATGCAGACGGCATAAAACTTTTTCACATAGATCTATACAGACTCAAGCCATCAAGCGTCTGGGATATGGGAATAGAAGAATATCTATACAGCGGAAATATTTCCCTTATTGAATGGGCGGATAGGCTTGTAGGAGCTGAAGACGACAATCGCTGGAATGTTGAAATTAAAAGTAGTGCAGGTTCTGAAAGAAAAATAAAAATCGAGAAGAAAAAATGA
- the thiL gene encoding thiamine-phosphate kinase, translated as MKNIDISSIGEFGLIDMIKNQFADSKDNKNIVAGIGDDSFCFKSGKNNICITKDMLVEDVHFKKDWTNPQEIGRKSIEVNVSDIAAMGNIKPEYAFIGLGLPPKTSEIFIKNLYKGFKKACDKYKMAIAGGNTVRADKTIISVTIVGIGIGRERVIKRNGAGIGDLIGVTNTFGDAGAGVALLYKYGTKHKYNKYEHFLISKQNNPKARLKEAQKISKHLTSLTDASDGLYISVDLLAKDSGKGAEIYMDKIPVSSSLKKVFREDKKQLDLALFGAEDYELIFTVPSLKAKLLKKLVPHISYIGKIDSSKKVKYFYDGKEQKIKYLGYKHF; from the coding sequence ATGAAAAATATAGATATTTCATCAATCGGCGAGTTTGGACTGATAGATATGATAAAGAATCAGTTTGCAGACTCAAAAGATAATAAAAATATCGTCGCAGGCATCGGCGATGACAGTTTTTGCTTTAAGTCAGGCAAAAACAATATCTGTATAACAAAGGATATGCTGGTTGAAGATGTCCACTTTAAAAAAGATTGGACAAATCCGCAGGAAATTGGCAGGAAATCTATTGAAGTAAACGTAAGCGATATAGCTGCAATGGGAAACATAAAACCCGAATATGCGTTTATAGGCTTGGGACTTCCGCCTAAAACATCGGAAATATTCATTAAAAATTTGTATAAGGGGTTTAAGAAAGCCTGCGATAAATATAAAATGGCAATAGCGGGCGGCAATACCGTAAGAGCTGATAAAACTATAATCTCTGTCACAATTGTCGGCATCGGCATAGGAAGAGAAAGAGTAATTAAAAGAAACGGCGCAGGTATCGGCGATTTAATTGGTGTGACAAACACTTTTGGCGATGCTGGAGCTGGAGTTGCGCTTTTGTATAAATACGGAACAAAACATAAATATAATAAATATGAACATTTTTTGATTTCAAAACAAAACAATCCTAAAGCAAGACTTAAAGAAGCGCAGAAAATATCAAAACACTTAACTTCTTTAACAGATGCTTCCGACGGACTATATATTTCCGTTGATTTGCTTGCAAAAGATTCCGGGAAAGGCGCTGAGATTTATATGGATAAAATCCCGGTATCATCAAGCCTGAAAAAAGTTTTCAGAGAAGATAAAAAACAGTTGGATCTGGCATTGTTTGGCGCGGAAGATTATGAACTTATTTTTACCGTACCTTCCTTAAAAGCAAAGCTCTTAAAAAAATTAGTTCCGCATATTTCTTATATAGGCAAAATAGATTCGTCAAAAAAGGTGAAATATTTTTATGACGGCAAAGAACAGAAAATTAAATATTTGGGGTACAAACACTTTTAA
- a CDS encoding ComEC/Rec2 family competence protein, which produces MRSIIRTLCKRPIITVFITYVFALILLDTFGYFSYEKQSYLYKLIDNNATVSVEGRILSVPQLLKDGKRFVIKTNIINGRAVSEKIIVNSPSGYSVTYGDIINVEGKLKKPFSSAFPLLFDYQKYLARSGIYVVLDISSLEYIDSKPNIIKKFAFAFRQDIIKKFDDYFKRPYSDVLKSLIIGDKSTLSRDIKNSFSDSGIMHILVVSGLHVGFISIIVLFILKLTGLSLKKVSLLSIPFIFFYCFATGANPPALRSAIMFSCVIFSLSLGREPLIYNSLALSALIILIFQPQQLFTASFQMSYSATIGVVCFYKNVLGLFRNVKGKILRFFCGVLSVTISAQLILIPVCIHYFGKISIISFVTNIIVTPLTGIILYLGIIFYILTFIFHNAAALCSFILSLLLKFVLSVTIFLGNIKFAVVLIPKPSVIQLLLFFLFMFCIGYFENKKKFIFSGIILISSFLYFIFPAVHEKNKVFFNVYKGNSITALQIKNNSANAFILYNKSKYYDRYYIDSFKQFMAFSGIKKADITAVGFDEEKIYSDLINFNISTIEPAGAKTLDFHLNDYLIRVDTSAKKLYIDDIEFSFKDKTSFYYNKKKKVFK; this is translated from the coding sequence ATGCGTTCTATAATAAGAACATTGTGCAAAAGACCGATCATAACGGTTTTTATTACTTATGTTTTTGCACTAATTTTGTTAGATACTTTCGGATATTTTTCCTATGAAAAGCAAAGTTATCTCTACAAACTAATTGACAACAACGCTACTGTTTCAGTCGAAGGCAGAATTCTTTCTGTGCCCCAGCTTTTAAAAGACGGCAAAAGGTTTGTGATAAAAACCAATATCATAAACGGCAGAGCAGTAAGTGAAAAAATTATAGTAAATTCTCCCTCCGGATATTCCGTAACTTACGGTGACATAATAAATGTTGAGGGAAAACTGAAAAAACCTTTTTCATCTGCTTTCCCTCTCTTATTTGATTATCAGAAATATCTTGCAAGAAGCGGAATATACGTTGTTTTAGACATATCTTCTCTTGAATATATAGACTCAAAACCCAACATCATTAAAAAATTTGCTTTTGCATTCCGGCAGGATATAATAAAAAAATTTGACGACTATTTTAAAAGACCTTACTCCGATGTTTTAAAATCACTAATTATCGGTGATAAAAGCACGCTTTCGCGGGACATCAAAAATAGTTTTTCAGATTCAGGGATAATGCACATCTTGGTTGTAAGCGGACTTCATGTAGGCTTTATAAGCATAATTGTTCTTTTCATTTTAAAACTGACAGGACTGTCTTTAAAAAAAGTTTCGCTGTTAAGCATTCCTTTTATATTTTTTTATTGCTTTGCAACCGGCGCAAATCCTCCGGCATTGAGATCAGCAATAATGTTTTCCTGCGTAATATTTTCTTTATCATTGGGCAGAGAACCTTTAATATACAATTCTCTTGCTTTATCCGCGTTAATCATACTCATATTCCAGCCGCAACAATTGTTTACGGCATCTTTCCAGATGTCTTACAGCGCGACAATAGGAGTTGTATGTTTCTATAAAAATGTTTTAGGATTGTTCCGAAATGTAAAAGGCAAAATACTGCGTTTTTTCTGCGGAGTACTGTCAGTTACAATTTCAGCCCAGCTGATTTTGATACCGGTTTGTATTCACTATTTCGGAAAAATTTCAATAATATCTTTTGTAACAAACATAATAGTTACGCCGCTTACGGGAATTATTCTCTATCTTGGCATTATTTTCTATATATTAACTTTTATATTTCACAATGCTGCAGCATTGTGCTCATTTATTCTTTCGCTGCTTCTTAAATTTGTCTTGTCAGTAACAATATTTTTAGGAAATATTAAATTTGCTGTGGTATTGATTCCAAAACCGTCAGTTATACAACTTCTGCTGTTTTTTCTTTTCATGTTTTGCATAGGATATTTTGAAAATAAGAAAAAATTTATTTTTTCTGGAATTATCTTAATATCAAGTTTTTTATATTTTATTTTTCCGGCAGTGCATGAAAAAAATAAAGTATTTTTCAATGTATATAAAGGAAACAGCATAACCGCTTTACAGATAAAAAATAATTCTGCAAACGCATTTATTCTTTATAACAAAAGCAAATATTATGACAGGTACTATATTGATTCATTTAAACAGTTTATGGCTTTTTCGGGAATAAAAAAAGCCGACATAACGGCTGTCGGATTTGATGAAGAAAAAATATATTCCGACTTAATAAATTTTAATATCAGCACGATTGAACCCGCAGGCGCAAAAACTCTTGATTTTCATCTTAACGATTATCTTATCCGCGTTGACACTTCTGCAAAAAAACTTTATATTGATGATATCGAATTCAGTTTTAAAGATAAAACCTCTTTTTACTACAACAAAAAAAAGAAAGTATTTAAATAA
- the hisD gene encoding histidinol dehydrogenase, which yields MDAKQISIYVSDIIEDIKNNGDEAVFKYLKKFDNVDLSKKGYRVSQKVIDDAAKRIPKQLKNVIKSSYSNILAYHKYERSQIKKRWNYVKNGLKIGQFYRPVESVGLYVPGGRFPYPSTVIMTAVPAMAAGVKRIVMVTPPKNMNDAVLFSAKLCGIKEIYCIGGVVAVGALAYGTKTLKKVDMIVGPGNAYVNEAKKQVFGRVGIDSLAGPTEVAIIADKDVPTDYVVADVMAQVEHDPLAKTYLLCESAKKMSEIEKLLPKEALKQLRTELCSLNKAVDIVNNIAPEHLELLVKNYQILLKNVRNAGAVFVGYQTPTASGDYWAGPSHVLPTNGSAKFSSGLSVMTFLKRSAYIEMNKNNKKAYKTIADFAQAENMQYHKKSAEVRYLIPSFFSKCKERTVDI from the coding sequence ATGGACGCTAAGCAAATTAGTATTTATGTTTCAGATATAATTGAAGATATTAAAAATAACGGCGATGAAGCTGTTTTTAAATATCTTAAAAAATTTGATAATGTAGATTTGTCTAAAAAGGGATATAGAGTTTCCCAAAAGGTAATAGATGATGCCGCTAAACGTATCCCAAAACAGTTAAAAAATGTAATAAAATCTTCTTATTCAAATATTTTGGCATATCATAAGTATGAACGTTCTCAAATTAAAAAGAGATGGAATTATGTTAAAAATGGTTTAAAAATAGGACAATTTTATAGACCTGTAGAGTCTGTCGGTCTTTATGTTCCCGGAGGACGTTTTCCTTATCCTTCAACTGTTATTATGACTGCAGTTCCTGCTATGGCAGCAGGAGTAAAAAGAATAGTTATGGTCACTCCGCCCAAAAATATGAACGATGCTGTTTTATTTAGCGCAAAATTGTGTGGCATAAAAGAAATATATTGTATCGGTGGCGTAGTGGCTGTAGGAGCTTTAGCTTACGGAACAAAAACATTAAAGAAAGTTGATATGATTGTAGGTCCGGGAAACGCTTATGTAAATGAAGCAAAAAAACAGGTTTTCGGGCGCGTCGGCATAGATTCGCTTGCTGGACCGACTGAAGTGGCAATAATTGCGGATAAAGACGTTCCCACGGATTATGTTGTTGCCGACGTAATGGCACAGGTAGAACATGATCCTTTAGCAAAAACGTATCTTTTATGCGAATCGGCAAAAAAAATGTCTGAAATAGAAAAACTGCTTCCTAAAGAAGCCTTGAAACAATTAAGAACAGAACTTTGCTCGTTAAATAAAGCTGTTGACATAGTAAACAATATAGCGCCTGAGCATTTAGAATTATTGGTAAAAAACTATCAGATTTTGTTAAAAAACGTCAGAAATGCCGGAGCTGTCTTTGTAGGTTATCAGACACCTACGGCTTCGGGCGACTATTGGGCGGGACCTTCGCATGTTCTGCCTACAAATGGTTCTGCAAAATTCTCAAGCGGTCTTTCGGTAATGACATTTTTAAAAAGATCCGCATATATAGAAATGAATAAAAACAATAAAAAGGCATACAAAACTATTGCCGATTTTGCACAGGCGGAAAACATGCAATATCATAAAAAATCTGCAGAGGTAAGATACCTCATCCCATCTTTTTTCTCCAAATGTAAAGAGAGAACAGTGGATATATAA
- the hisB gene encoding imidazoleglycerol-phosphate dehydratase HisB has protein sequence MKQRKAKITRKTKETNIVVEINLDNILLPSVSTTIGFLDHMLELFAVHSGIGFKIKASGDTHIDDHHLVEDAGITIGQALKEAVGDKKGIVRYGHFLLPMDETLSYVALDLAGRFYLSYEADIKFQKNGFNYDLIQEFFYALASNAGITLHIKMIKGRNNHHIAESIFKAFGRALRQAVSYSKSKKTVPSTKGIL, from the coding sequence ATGAAGCAAAGAAAAGCAAAAATTACAAGAAAAACTAAAGAGACTAATATTGTCGTTGAAATTAATCTTGACAATATTTTGTTGCCTTCAGTGTCGACTACCATAGGTTTTCTAGATCATATGCTCGAACTTTTTGCGGTGCATTCTGGAATAGGCTTTAAAATTAAAGCTTCCGGCGATACGCATATAGATGATCATCATCTGGTTGAAGATGCGGGAATAACCATAGGACAGGCTTTAAAAGAAGCTGTTGGCGATAAAAAAGGCATTGTGCGCTACGGACATTTTCTTTTACCTATGGACGAGACTTTAAGCTATGTAGCTTTAGATTTGGCGGGCAGATTTTACTTAAGCTATGAGGCTGATATAAAATTTCAGAAAAACGGATTTAATTATGATTTGATACAGGAGTTTTTCTATGCTCTTGCAAGTAATGCCGGAATTACACTGCATATTAAAATGATAAAAGGAAGAAATAACCATCATATAGCAGAATCTATTTTCAAGGCTTTTGGTCGTGCTTTGAGGCAGGCAGTGTCATACTCCAAAAGTAAAAAAACCGTTCCTTCAACAAAAGGAATTCTCTAA
- the hisH gene encoding imidazole glycerol phosphate synthase subunit HisH — translation MAKKIAVIDYGFGNIKSVLNALHHCNAEAHVIDSPSKISDFGGAILPGVGAFGPAADFLKSKSFDKAICSYVNSGKMLYGICLGFQLFFSKSYENGEYEGLNLISGEVKKFEFEDKTLKLPHMGWNNIETTNSAYSKKMFDTIVGKETFYFVHSYYGIPKNLSQASSFCNYGINFCSSVAHRNVWGSQFHPEKSGENGLKILSNFINEVK, via the coding sequence ATGGCAAAAAAAATTGCGGTTATAGATTACGGATTCGGCAATATTAAAAGTGTGCTAAATGCCCTGCATCACTGCAATGCAGAGGCGCATGTTATTGATTCTCCGTCAAAGATTTCAGATTTTGGTGGTGCAATACTTCCGGGCGTTGGAGCATTTGGTCCCGCGGCAGATTTTTTAAAGTCAAAAAGTTTTGATAAAGCGATATGCAGTTATGTAAATTCCGGAAAAATGCTCTATGGAATATGTCTGGGATTCCAGCTTTTCTTTAGTAAAAGTTATGAAAACGGAGAATATGAGGGATTAAATCTTATATCCGGCGAAGTAAAAAAATTTGAGTTTGAAGATAAAACTTTAAAACTTCCGCATATGGGATGGAACAATATAGAAACTACAAACAGCGCATATTCAAAAAAGATGTTTGATACAATAGTCGGCAAAGAAACTTTTTATTTTGTTCATTCGTATTACGGAATACCTAAGAATTTGTCACAAGCTTCAAGTTTCTGCAATTACGGTATAAACTTTTGTTCTTCTGTGGCACACAGAAATGTCTGGGGCAGCCAGTTTCACCCTGAAAAAAGTGGAGAAAACGGATTAAAAATTTTAAGCAACTTTATAAATGAGGTTAAATAA
- the hisA gene encoding 1-(5-phosphoribosyl)-5-[(5-phosphoribosylamino)methylideneamino]imidazole-4-carboxamide isomerase: MIIIPAVDIRQGNSVRLKQGNIDAETIYSKDPVFIAKLWKSKGAKRLHVVDLDGAFSGTNINKAIIKNICAAVDIPVEVGGGIRNMDKIKEVFDIGAAYAILGTVAFNNPEIVKKAITRYGSEKIIVAVDAKDGKVAISGWKDITPIEASELVNKLKEIGVQEILYTDISRDGMFTGPDFAGLKKLSESGMRIIASGGVKTIDNLVKLKEYEKDGVFAAIVGSALYTDDFKLEDAIEEIEGIKC; encoded by the coding sequence ATGATTATAATACCGGCGGTTGATATAAGGCAGGGAAATTCGGTAAGATTAAAACAAGGTAACATTGATGCAGAAACAATTTATTCGAAAGATCCGGTTTTCATTGCAAAACTCTGGAAGTCAAAAGGTGCAAAACGTCTGCATGTTGTTGATTTAGACGGCGCTTTCAGCGGAACAAATATAAATAAAGCTATTATTAAAAATATATGTGCGGCGGTTGATATTCCCGTTGAAGTCGGCGGCGGGATAAGAAATATGGATAAAATAAAAGAAGTTTTTGATATAGGCGCAGCATACGCAATTCTAGGGACTGTAGCGTTTAATAATCCTGAAATTGTAAAAAAAGCGATAACCAGGTACGGTTCTGAAAAAATTATCGTTGCCGTTGATGCAAAAGATGGAAAAGTTGCGATAAGCGGCTGGAAAGATATAACTCCCATTGAAGCTTCAGAACTTGTAAACAAACTTAAAGAAATAGGTGTTCAGGAAATTTTATATACCGATATATCAAGAGACGGGATGTTTACCGGTCCTGATTTTGCAGGACTTAAAAAATTATCTGAAAGCGGTATGAGAATAATTGCTTCTGGCGGCGTAAAAACGATTGACAATTTGGTCAAACTTAAAGAATATGAAAAAGACGGTGTTTTTGCCGCTATAGTCGGCAGTGCATTATATACTGATGATTTTAAACTTGAAGATGCTATAGAAGAGATAGAAGGAATAAAATGTTAG
- the hisF gene encoding imidazole glycerol phosphate synthase subunit HisF, with translation MLGIRVIPCLDVTDGRVVKGTNFVNLKDAGDPVEVAKQYNSDGADELVFLDITATHERRDTTVDLVRRTAEKVFIPLTVGGGIRTTEDIRNLLNAGADKVSLNSSAVKDPSIIKKASDKFGIQCIVVAIDAKKTGEHKWNVFVHGGRIDTGIDAVLWAKKAAEFGAGEILLTSMDKDGTKDGYDSELLKAISSSVVIPVIASGGAGKVEHFSKACEYGASAVLAASLFHYKELTIKEVKEHLKSKNIPVRQIRAEFAINN, from the coding sequence ATGTTAGGAATAAGAGTAATACCATGTTTAGATGTTACAGATGGACGCGTTGTTAAGGGCACAAATTTTGTTAATTTAAAAGATGCAGGCGATCCTGTTGAAGTTGCAAAACAATACAATTCAGACGGTGCGGATGAACTTGTATTCTTAGATATTACCGCGACTCATGAAAGGCGCGACACTACGGTTGATTTAGTTAGAAGAACTGCCGAAAAAGTTTTTATTCCACTCACTGTAGGAGGAGGAATAAGAACTACTGAAGATATAAGAAATCTTTTAAATGCTGGGGCTGATAAAGTCTCACTGAACTCTTCTGCCGTTAAAGATCCATCAATCATAAAAAAAGCAAGTGATAAATTCGGAATACAATGTATAGTCGTTGCAATAGATGCAAAAAAAACAGGAGAACACAAGTGGAACGTATTTGTGCATGGCGGCAGAATTGACACCGGAATTGATGCTGTTCTCTGGGCTAAAAAAGCTGCGGAATTTGGCGCTGGTGAAATTTTACTGACAAGTATGGATAAAGATGGTACAAAAGACGGTTATGACTCAGAACTTTTAAAAGCAATTTCAAGTTCTGTAGTAATACCAGTAATTGCGTCCGGCGGTGCTGGAAAAGTTGAGCATTTTTCTAAAGCCTGCGAATACGGTGCTTCGGCAGTGCTTGCCGCTTCTTTATTTCATTATAAAGAGCTGACTATAAAAGAAGTTAAAGAGCATTTAAAATCTAAAAATATACCAGTTAGACAAATCAGAGCAGAGTTTGCAATTAACAATTGA
- the hisI gene encoding phosphoribosyl-AMP cyclohydrolase translates to MDKIIESLKFDDKGLIPAVVQDWKDNVVLMVAYMNKEAVKRTLETKKATFWSRSRQSFWVKGESSGNIQELKEFYYDCDADCILLKVNQIGDAACHTGYRSCFFTKVKSALDTEIVGERLFDPDKVYRK, encoded by the coding sequence GTGGACAAAATTATTGAAAGCTTAAAATTTGACGATAAAGGTCTTATTCCTGCCGTAGTTCAGGACTGGAAAGATAATGTGGTTTTAATGGTGGCGTACATGAATAAAGAAGCCGTCAAGAGAACTCTTGAAACAAAAAAAGCTACTTTTTGGAGTCGTTCAAGGCAGTCGTTTTGGGTTAAAGGCGAAAGTTCTGGAAACATTCAGGAACTAAAAGAATTTTATTATGATTGCGATGCTGATTGTATTCTTTTAAAAGTGAATCAAATCGGCGATGCAGCATGTCATACTGGATATAGAAGTTGCTTTTTTACAAAAGTTAAATCAGCTTTAGATACAGAAATTGTAGGCGAGAGACTTTTTGATCCTGATAAAGTTTATAGAAAATAG
- a CDS encoding DNA-methyltransferase, producing the protein MNHDSSKFYNSKLYKTLNNNKNISQEVNNSPSEYLNKIILGSGTNMKEIPDNSLHLMITSPSYNVSKEYDEDLSLDEYLELLKQAFAETYRVLVNGGRACINVANLGRKPYIPLSDYISKMMIDIGFNMRGEVIWNKASSASPSTAWGSWLSAANPILRDIHEYILIFSKGEYRRIRTKKDLKIKDNTITKEQFMEWTKSIWTINAESAKRIGHPAPFQVELPNRLIQLYSFTEDIILDPFIGSGTTAVAAVKTRRNFIGYEVNDKYVRLANKRVESF; encoded by the coding sequence GTGAATCATGATTCTTCCAAGTTTTATAATTCAAAACTGTACAAAACTTTAAACAATAATAAAAATATTTCACAGGAAGTAAATAATTCCCCATCTGAATATTTAAATAAAATAATTTTAGGTTCAGGTACAAATATGAAAGAAATTCCTGATAACTCCTTGCACTTAATGATAACATCTCCGTCATATAATGTATCCAAAGAATACGATGAAGATTTATCATTAGATGAATATTTAGAATTATTAAAACAGGCTTTTGCTGAAACATATAGAGTGTTAGTTAATGGAGGCAGAGCCTGCATTAATGTTGCCAATTTGGGGAGGAAACCATATATACCACTTTCAGATTACATATCAAAAATGATGATAGACATTGGATTTAATATGAGAGGAGAAGTTATATGGAATAAAGCTTCTAGCGCAAGTCCTTCAACTGCTTGGGGAAGTTGGCTAAGCGCGGCTAATCCTATTTTAAGAGATATTCATGAATATATTTTAATCTTTTCAAAAGGTGAATACAGAAGAATAAGAACAAAAAAAGACTTAAAAATCAAAGACAATACAATAACAAAAGAACAATTTATGGAATGGACAAAATCAATTTGGACTATAAACGCTGAAAGTGCTAAGCGAATTGGACATCCTGCCCCATTTCAGGTAGAACTTCCAAATAGACTGATTCAGCTCTATTCTTTTACAGAGGATATAATTCTTGATCCTTTTATAGGCAGCGGGACGACAGCTGTCGCTGCAGTGAAGACGAGAAGAAATTTTATAGGGTATGAAGTCAATGATAAATATGTCAGATTAGCAAATAAAAGAGTTGAGAGTTTTTGA